The following proteins are co-located in the Diorhabda carinulata isolate Delta chromosome 4, icDioCari1.1, whole genome shotgun sequence genome:
- the LOC130893485 gene encoding uncharacterized protein LOC130893485: MIIDLTTLLSDKFIPKKVVGEPKISRLLAKGENFGSEMLKVDFVLEDEQGKREEMYAVAKILPESELFRNIFNVQVTYTNEMAFYEVIVPTLQQFQRSLGITEIIDCFPKCYATRKNILGNSDTITNDAVIILENLHVLGFRNWDKRAGLDLDTTKLILRDLALLHGVSLALKIKDPNTFEEKIKRYCVPYTPSHHDIIPILKLIIEENKDLAHLSEKYVGWGLSPLSPINEPFACLTHTDLWTNNTMQKLVDGKATLNKLVDFQVYQYGSPATDIFFFLWSSVKQEVLEGKLDYLLEYYHGALLEVLQKHHCNVDRFPFQTFLDEMQSVSKYEFGHAFMFHNLIVNVKEGGYDLEKSDVNSIYQDVPLNVKEKSWFMLRECVKRGWY, from the exons atgattatagATCTGACTACTCTGTTATCTGACAAATTTATCCCGAAAAAGGTTGTAGGGGAGCCAAAAATATCAAGACTCTTAGctaaaggtgaaaattttggaaGTGAAATGCTGAAGGTTGATTTCGTACTAGAAGATGAACAGGGAAAAAGAGAAGAAATGTATGCCGTTGCAAAAATACTTCCGGAATCGgaattatttagaaacatatttaatgtTCAGGTAACTTACACGAACGAAATGGCTTTTTATGAAGTAATTGTGCCAACTTTACAACAATTTCAAAGATCATTGGGAATTACAGAAATTATTGATTGTTTTCCGAAATGTTACGCCACAAGAAAAAACATACTCGGAAACAGTGATACTATAACTAATGATGCTGTTATCATATTGGAAAATTTACACGTACTTG GTTTCAGGAATTGGGATAAGAGAGCAGGTCTGGATTTGGATACAACAAAGTTGATTCTACGTGATTTGGCCCTTCTTCATGGAGTATCGTTAGCCCTCAAAATTAAAGATCCTAATACtttcgaagaaaaaattaaacgatACTGTGTACCTTATACTCCATCGCATCACGATATTATTCCGATTTTGAagttaattattgaagaaaataaagatttagcccatttatcagaaaaatatgTGGGATGGGGATTGAGTCCTCTTTCTCCCATAAACGAACCGTTCGCATGCTTAACGCACACAGATCTTTGGACGAATAATACGATGCAAAAATTAGTAGATGGTAAAGCGACTTTGAACAAACTGGTCGATTTCCAGGTTTACCAATATGGTTCTCCAGCAAcagatatatttttctttttatggtCTTCAGTAAAACAAGAAGTATTAGAGGGGAAACtagattatttattagaatattacCACGGAGCGTTACTAGAAGTGCTACAAAAGCATCATTGTAATGTTGACCGTTTtccatttcaaacatttttagaTGAAATGCAATCagtttcaaaatatgaatttggtCATGCTTTTATGTTCCACAATCTAATTGTTAATGTTAAAGAGGGTGGTTACGACCTCGAAAAATCTGATGTTAACAGTATTTATCAAGATGTGCCGCTCAACGTTAAAGAGAAATCTTGGTTTATGTTGAGAGAATGCGTGAAAAGGGGATGGTATtag